GCGTCGCAAAGCGACCTGAGTGCGTTACACGGATTCCCAAGCATGCCCGGGATAATAATTCAGCGTCAGTTTGAATGTGCTGTGCAACCTCTCTGCGTCGTGAAGCGACCTGAGTGCGTTGCACGGATTCCAAAGCTGATCAGAGATAATAATTCAGCGTCAGTTTTAAAGTGATGTTTTCTTTGGGAGTTGCCAGACGATAAGGTCCATAGCGGTACAAACAACCAACTCCGAGTGAGTAGAATCCGGCGTCGAGAATTTTATTAATCATCAGGCCTGATTCAAAATATCCTTTTTCCAGGGTTTTGAAGTCGGGAACTGAGAGATGACTCGTGTTTTTATAATCGCCCCAGGCAATATTGGTGACCAGTTCCGGGCTTGGCGAAAACTTCCGGTTGCCAAACAGCAATGACTCGAAAGAATGGCGTAGAAAAAGAAACACGCATTGCGTGCTGAAAAACTCATTCATGCGCATGGTTTCAAACGAACTGGGAGCTGAAACCGTGAAATGCCTGAACGATGCCGGCGCATTGAAAGCAAGTGATATTGGGACGTCGGGAGTAACAATTGAGCCTTGAACCATCCATGAAAACTTACCGATATAACGCGATTTCAGTGATTGCGAAATTTTAATCATGGCGGAGGTCCTGCGGATATTGCCTCCTGCAATGTCTGGAAAACTTTGTTTCAGGTCAAGCATGATCACCGGATTCGATGTGTTTCCGCCAATGGGCAGTGAATAATCTTCGGATTGTACAAATTCCATTCCTTTCGAATAGACCAGAAAAACATTCAGATCGCTGAGCACAAAACTGTGGGTGCCTGCAAATCCTGTTTCGGTATAACTCCCATATAAAACGGAATCGGGGGCTAAAAATGATGTGCGCGAAAGTCGTGAAGTGAAAGTCCAGGAACGGCCAGCGCGCGAATGAAAATCAAGAAAATACTGATTAAAATAATCCATCCGGTTTATCATATAATTACGCAGCCCCTCAAGCGACAGAATGCCATCCGTGTTCAGATCATAGCTCATGGAGCCACATTCACGAGTATCCTGTTTAAATCCTATCGCCATTTTTGTGTCTTTCGATTTTTTCAGATTGACATCGAGCCTGCCGCCGAATTTATGTTCATTATCCCTCAGCCCATATCCGTAATATCCGTAAAGACTCCAGCTTTTCGAAACACGGTAATTGGTCTTCAGTCCGAGACCGGGGCGGCCTCCTTCTACGACGTTGTTTCGATACAAAGAGTTGATTTCAATAGCCAATGGTCCCACGGGAATAAATCCGCTGAGCATGGTGGTTGTAATATCCAGCAGCCGGTCGAAATGCGCCTTGCGTCCGATGCTGTCGATCAGATGATAGGTGTTGATTTCTTTTTGCGAAAGCGGCTGCGGCCGGTTGTTTGCCCAAAATAGACTGTCTTTCAGTTTTGCATCGGGCTCAATGATAACTTTGGCTGCCGCAAAATCTGATTTTTTAAGCGCCGGATTTATTTTTATTTTTTTCAATTCAGTTACCCCGTGACCATAAACAGGGTATTCTGCAATTTTCAGCGAACTGAAAAGAATATCGGTGTGCAGCTGCGATGGGAACCAATGAACGGAATCAGGTCTTGAATAATTCTGCTTTATGCGTACCGACATTCCAGGTTCTTCGGCGATGGGTTCAGCCGTTACACACTGAAGCGCCCAACTGGCTGTATGAATATAAAGCAACCCTTTCAATGCGTCGAAATGTGCGTTGCGCCTTGGTCGGTATGATATTACAAAAACAGTATCCCTTCCGTCATAAATGGTGTCTTCGAGCAGAAAAAAATATTTATCCGTACTTCCGGGGCTGAGCGGATTGACATAGTTCTTATCGGAAATTGTGATAAGTGATTTATAGAATGAAAACGATTGGATCTGGCTCATCAACAACGTCAGCATCGGGTCACCAAAACCTGAAACCCGCGACGCAGTCAGAATTTCGTTGTCATTTCCCGGCTTGAGATATTTGCGTTCAGCCATGTTTTCCATCAGAAAGACATGCTGTTTGTTGAAAAACTGTTTTATGTCAAGATGTGCTGAATCAAGCTTGTAGTCTGGTGTTTGGAGTAGTGTATCCACTTCTGCCGTAACCAGAAATTTACTATAGGATTCATATGAAAATGCGTCGAGCTGATACGGATCGTTCTGCTTTCTGTGCGCAATAGCGCTGTCGATAATACGGTGGGCAGGATTTTCACCGGGCAGAATGATGACTTCGTTAAGCTGGATAGAAGATTTTTGAAGTTTAAAATTGATGACCGGGCTGCCGTTGGCTTCGATGGTGTCGGGTTTATACCCCACATAACTTGCCCTGATAAACCGAATCGGCTCCGTAGATTTTAAAACAAAATTCCCGTCTATATCACTGATAGAGCCTTGCAGAGAGGAGTTAATGACTATGTTGACAAAAGGCAGCGCAATACCTGTTTCAGCATCCGTTATCCTGCCTGAAACGGTGTGCTGTTGCGCCTGAAGTAAAACCGAAGACACAATCAAAAACTGAAGAAGAAAAAATAATTGTTTCATTGATATTGAGTACAAAAATAGTCGAATTTGTTTTTCAGAATATTAATTGCGTACATTAGTGGCTGCAAAAATCAATTCATGAGTAAGCCATTGATGTTTTTTATACTCTCCGCATTCGCATTCTCTCTGTTTGCGGCGCAACCTGATTCATGCAGCAGTCCGATGAAACGGTTCTGTTTTAAGGAAGGGGATAGTTATATCAGTTTTGGTTCAGGCTTGTATGGGCTGGCCAATGCAATCCCACGAAAACACTCGGTGCTGCAGGATTTCAAAAGTGTTGGAGTGCCGCCTTTGTTTTTCCGCTACGAAAAAGCAATCAGCGATTATATCGGAATTGGTGGAACAATGTTTTTTCACCTTCCTGCCTACAAATGGAACAAAACAATTGATGTTTATAACAATGCGACCTGGACTTATGAACCGGTTGTTTATGCCGAAAAATATTCAGGGCTTTCGCTTGGATTGCTGGGTCGTATGAATTTTCATTTTGCTACCACAAAAACAAGAGATACGTATTTCGGCCTTGGCCTTGGCTATGAGTTTTATATGATGAATTTTAAAAGCGATGATCCTCTGGCTAAGTCGCGCGTGCCCAACAGACCGTTGCCATTTTCAGGCGAGCTTGTTTTCGGTTATCGTAATTATTTTTCTGACAATACGGCAATCTATGCCGAAATCGGTTATGGCAAGATGCTATTAAACCTTGGAATTACCATCGCGCTGGATAATTGATTCTAGCGGTTGAGAATATAATCTTCAACAGCGACAGGAAACCACTTGTATTCGAGTTCGTGAACGCGCGCGGCAAGCGCTTCGGGTGTGTCGGCGGGCAGCACCGGACAATGTTTTTGCATAATGGTTTTTCCGTGATCATAGATTTCGTCCACCACATGTATTGTTATTCCGGATTCCATTTTTCCTGCAGCAATCACGGCTTCATGCACACGTTGTCCATACATTCCCTTACCGCCGAAATCAGGCAATAAGGCAGGATGTATATTGATAATGGCTTCAGAAAAGCGGTTGATAATATTGGATGGAACCATTTGTAAAAAACCGGAAAGCACAACATAATCCGTTTTCTGCTCCAAAAGCTTATTCAAAACAGCATCGCCTTCGCGAAAATCTTTGCGTGGAAATACAAAACATTCAACACCTAGTCTTTTGGCCCGCTCTGTCACTCCGGCTTCAGCGTTGTTGCAAATGATGTGTCCGATGCGGATATGTGGATGTGCTGAAAAATAGTTGATCAGATTCTCTGCATTGGAGCCACTTCCCGAAGCCCAGACGGAAATATTTTTCATGGATGAATGAAATTGAATGATGATAATTTGAACGCGTAACTAAGCACAAGTCCCCAGAAAAAATAGCGGCTGCGAAGATTCACACCCATAAATGATTTCATCATTTTCCGCGGAACAAAATACATTGACCAGGCAATAACAGCCAGAATCAATCCCATAAAAACCGGAAATCCAACCGCGTTGAAAAACGTAATTTTTTCGCCCTGAGAAAACAATTCCATTTCGGTAGAAAGCACGCCAACCGGCAAAGCGAGCATCATAACAAATGGAAAAACGAGAAAAAATCCGACAATTTTTTTATTGAGCGATGGCGTTCCTTCGTTTTGGACAGATTCCTTTTTAAGAATATACCAGTGTAGCCAGACCCATCCGCCCATAAATCCAAAGGTCATAATAATCACAAGAATAATATTCATGGCGGCAGGAAGAATTTCGGTTACTACCAGGGAAAAAATGGCCGCCAGCAATACCATGTTGAACAGTAACGCGATGTTGTCGCCGCCACTGAGTTCGATTTTTTTCTCGGCTCTGAAATTGGAACGATTAATCAGAAGCCCGCAGATGTACATTGTCAGCAATACAAGAATAATGACACAAAGAATGTTTGCGCTGCTTTGTGGCGCCGTACCGTTAGAGACAAAGACGGAATTGAACCATGGGATAAGAAAAGTTCCGATTAATAAATCTGCTACAACAACCAGTGCATCGAAAACATTGGACCAGAAACGGGGTGTCGTTTTCATGTGGTTTTGTTTTTCTGTAGCAGCAGCAGCTTGTGATATTTTTTGAACGAAGCTCCGGCCGACAACCACGAAATGGTGAACCCTGCTTTGCCGTCGAGCATGCCGAGTTTGAGAAAATAATCGCGTATAAATTTAAAGATGGTTGCAAAGATAATTCCAGGCCAGGACGTTCTGCGACCTGCTTCAAACATAGATTTGGCAAGTATATCGGTAAATTTCTGAATTTGTTTCAGATGATCTTCGCGGTTGTAATAGCTGTAATGCAGCAGATCGCCGGGCAAATGTTTTATGACAGATCCGCTTGCCATTTCATATCGGTCATGCGGGTTCAGTCCGTTCCACTGGCCATTGCGTCGGTCAACCAATCGCAGCTTTTGGTCGGGATACCAGCCGCAATGTCGCACCCAATGCCCGCAGTAATTTGTCAGTCGGTTCATGGTGTATCCGTCGGCATCGAAATTTTCTTTGACTTTACGGATGTTTTCGCGGAGGATTTCATCAGGGGCTTCGTCGGCATCGAGCGAAAGAACGTGTGGATATGCGGCCTGCGTGATGGCCCAGTTTTTCTGCTGAATATGTCCTTCAAAAGCATGTTCAATAAAACGCACGCCTTTTTCAAGGCAGATTTCTTTGGTGCGGTCTTTCGAAAATGAGTCAACTACAACAATGTCGTCGGCTATGTCGCGCACCGAATCAATGCAGCGGCCAATATTCCGCTCCTCATTGAAAGTGATAATGACAACCGACAGACTGATTTTCATGCTACAAAGATAAAAGTAAAAACCGACATCGTTACACGTTACAATTCAGCTATCAGCTATCAGCTTTGCTGTTAGCGGTATTGCGCTTATTCAACCTCTCTGTGTCGCAACTGTGTCACAGCTTGCCGCGTTTTACGTGGTTTCACGTGAAGCGACCTGTTGCGATAGCTATCGCAAGCGTTGAAGAAGGAGTTGTCATGGAATCTGCGCTGTGCGACGTTGGAAAACGTCGCACACCCCTAATTATCCATCACACCCGCTTCAATCCGGATATTCAGAAAATTTTCGGCAGGCGGTATCGGACAGGAGTATTTATGATTATAGGCGCAGTAAGGGTTGTAGGCCTTGTTGAAGTCGAGAATGTACAGACTGTCTTTCTGAATCCGGCAATCCATGAAGCGTCCGCTGATATAGGTTTCTACTCCATTGGTCAAATCGTTGAACGGAAGAAATAGATAATCAGCATATTCATCGGTGGTCAAAACTTCTACTCGCTGATAGGCGGGCAGGGAAAACGATTGCTCGTTGATTTTAAAATGAAAAACGCCGTATTGCCTATAGGTTGGCGTCTTTGTGCTGCTGGTTTTCATTATAAATGGCTCCGCGTTGGGCGTAATTTCAAGAACAGCATTTACGCAGAAATCCGCATTGGGTGCATAAAACGGCAATTCTTTAAACGTCGCACGGTCTTCGGGCGTCAGCGGCGAAGTAATTGAATCTGCATATTCTTTATTCATTTCCTGCTGCCATTCAATCACGCTGTTGTACCAAACGCTGTCGGTCTGCGCTAGAGCAGAAGACAAAAGATAAAAGGAAAAAGATAAAAGGAGGAGAAGGCGGGGCATGGGGGAGCGTTTGTGCAAAGATAAAAGATTGTGCGAAGGTGGGAAGCTTCGCATAGCTGTGAAGTAAACGCTGGGGCAGTCTCAAAACAGCGGTTTGTTACGACATGGAACCGTCGTAACAACTGCAAAAACAACGGTTCCATGTCCTTCAGCTCCTGCGTCGCTTGTGGACGGTGGAATGTTGTTTTTGTTACTGAAGACTATTTGAGACAGTCTCAGAAGAATGCTTCGCACAGTGCCGTTGACATTTCATTCCAAAAAAATACCGGTTTGTCAGAAATAGTTTTTATGTACATTCACAGTGTTTTTACTTTGCATGATCAGTCTTGTAAAAACCAAAAACATGAAAACAACGATTTTTTTATTATTTTTTGTATTTGCTGTTTCGCTTTTGTCAAAAGCTTCGGTGAACGACACCGTCTGGACTACCTATGAATGGGGCGGCTTTAAAGTAAGTATTCTCGGTGGAGATCTGTACTATTATATCACCTCTAAAGTGCTTATTGAACCCAATGACACGAATGAAGTCGCAGTGGTAAGCTACAATGGCGGACTTGTCGAAAAGACAGGAAAATACTCCTATTTATTTACGCCTCATGAACCAGGAATGACCTTGTTGAAGGTCAGTGGCAGAAGTTATCCATTGCAGGTTTTTCCCGTTCAGGACCCGAAATTGTATATAACAGGCAATTCAAGAAATTGGAAGGATGTCATTTCTGTTGAGGATTTAAAAAGAGCAAAGAGCTTTTCAATTAAAAATAAATCTACCAGTTTTCAATTTGTATCAGGTATTCTTGTAATCAAAACCAGGCAAGGGGACTTAATTGATATTCCCTTGAGAGACACGCTTCTGCCTTTAAAGCAAATGACAAAAAATGGTGTTTATGAACAGGGTCAGAAAATATATTTTGAAAACCTTCGTGTAAAAGACCCTGATGGATCTGATCGGTTTATTGACGCTCAGTCTTTTAAAATTGTCGACAGCTACGAAAACGAATTTGTCCGAAAAACAGTTTCGTTTCTTCCCAACAGCACAGATCTCGGATTGATGAAGACGGATCTGAGAATCAGAATTGAAGGACTGGCCGGGGAAAACGATGTTATGGCCATAAACAATCTTACTACTGAACTGAACGGAATCCTGAAAACAATTCAGGTAAAAGTTACAGATTATCAGCCCAGTCTGAGAATCGTTTTTGATACGACATTTTCCGATTCAACATTGATTGCCAGCGGATTTACACGGAATAGCGCCGGTTTGATTGCTCATAATACAAATATGTTTTTCCCTTTTCATGAGAAAATGATCATGTATGTGAATCCGAATGCCAGATATTATTCTGTTGCAGCTCTGAAGCGTAGTATTGTTGAGCAGCTTGGAAATTTCAATTATACAAACAGGATGATCGGGCGTGATAGTTCCATCTTTAATGGCGCAAGTGATTTGTCTTCCCTTGACAAATACATGCTGCGGCAAATGTATTCCGAAGATGGCGAATATCAGGTGAAGCAGATGCTGAATCAAAACGAAGCAGGTGAAAGTAAAACGGGTGTATTTATTATTACTCTGATGCTTTCAATTTGCCTTTTCTTCTTGTTTTCGGAGCTGTATAAATATTACGGATTTGATATCCGTTTGAAAAAAAGGCGCTTCAGTATTGTTGGAAAACTTCTGGAGGCCGCTTTGCTGGCTCAGATTCCGGTACTGACTGTATTGATTTTATTATCCGAAAAATTCATTGCGGGCGATTACCACGAAGCAGATCTGTTGCTTATTATGGAATATTTTTTCCTTCCGTTTGCTGTGTTTTGCACTCTCTTTATTGCTGCTGCAGAACCGCTTCTGAAGAGAATCCACAAGGCATGGCTGGCTGCTGTTTTCAATATGATATTATCTTTTACTGTGCTTTTTATTTCATATCAGCTGGTATATTTTTTAATTTCACCAGAGATGATTTCTTTGTCGGAAATAAGCTGGCAGGTGTTGCTGGTCGGATTTCTGATTGTTCTGTATCGCATGTATGTTCGACTGCAATCGCAGAAAATTGCCGGTTTGCTTCAACAAAAGGAACTGGAACTGAGTAAGCAAAAAGAGCTGAAATTCAAGTCCGATCTTAATGCATTACAGGCACGCATCAATCCGCATTTTCTGTATAACTCTCTCAATTCTATTGCTTCGCTGGCACACAGCAATGCCGATAAAACGGAAAACATGGCGTTGTCGCTGTCGAAACTCTTCCGCTATAATCTCAATAAAGAGGATGAAATGTATGCAACTATCAGCGATGAAGCAGAGATGGCTGCTACATATCTTGACATTGAAAAAATCAGGTTTGAAGATAAAATGAATTTCAGCATTGATGTTCAGGAGTCGCTCAGACAAGTTAAAGTTCCGAAATTTCTTTTGCAGCCACTAGCCGAAAACGCAGTGAAGCATGGTATTTCAAAATTGACCGGACAAGGCATTATTGAAATTCGGATATTTGAGAAAAACGAAAAAATTATTTTTGAAGTGGCTGATAACGGACCTGAGTTTCCTGGTGGTCTGATGAATGGTTATGGACTGCAGAATGTGTACGATAAATTGCAGTTGTTATACAAAAACCCATTCGACGTTGAGTTCGTAAATTCGCCTGAAAAGAAAGTTGTAATTACGCTGAATAATTAGAAAAAGTTATGACCAAATCATGGAAAACACTTATCGTGGATGATGAAAAGCCGGCCCGCGAGCGTCTGCGAAGACTGCTCGGGAAATACGATAACCGCTTTGAAATCATTGATGAAGCGGCAGACAGTTTAGATGCGGGAAAGAAAATAGAAATGCTATTGCCCGAACTCGTGTTTCTCGACATTCAGATGCCAGGCCCCAATGTGTTTGAAATGCTCACGGGCCTTGAACATAAGCCATCTATTGTTTTTTGCACAGCCTATGATTCGTTTGCCATGGAAGCTTTTAATACTTTTTCAGTGGATTATTTATTGAAACCAGTCGAAAAAGAGCGACTTGATCTGACATTGAAAAAACTTGAACACCTTAATTCATCGGCCTTACCGGATTTTTATCGAACCATTGAAAACATCGTGATTCAGAAACCCGTACCGGTTACCATCACGCATAAACTCGGAAATAAAATAATTCCGGTCAAGCTGGATGAAGTGGTTTATTTTGAAGCGAATGACAAATACGTGAACTTCTACAACACAGGAGGAACAACCTATCTCACTGATCAGACGCTCACTTTGCTTACACAGAAACTTCCAGAAAAGTTTATCCGAATTTCGAAATCAGAAATCATCAACAGCGATTTTATTCTGGAAATACAGAAATATTTCAGAGGCCGTTTTGTATTCATCATGAATGACAAGGCTTGCACAAAGCTCATCAGCGGTCTGGTTTTCGGTGAGGAAATCAGAAAGCGGTTTGAGATATAGACGACGCTGTGAGAAGCTTCGCATAGCGGAGTGATTTATTTATTCAATCGCGGGCGCCGGCAAAGACGTTTTATAAAATAATAATGTACACGAACACCAGTATAGAAGCGAATTCCGGAGGGTTCGGACAAATCTGTTGACATGGTTTCGAACAGCTCTACGCCGAAATGATAATGATCGCTCAGAATGATTCCGGTGCTCAGAGAAAATGATTCAATGCCCTGATTGTTTTGTACTGGCACCATGTATTTGAATTCGGTCATGAGTGTAATTTTTTCTCCATCGTACGGAAATAGGCGCAGGAAGCCGCCCATACGCCATTGCTTTTCCTTTTCTGAATAATCGGCTGCAAATCCATGAGTCTCCCATAAAAAATTATCACCGAACTGGAAAGACGTTATTTGTGATTTGGGATCTTTGAAATCAATCTGATGTGAAAGGGAAACATCGGCCTGCAGATTAATGGTTGCCCGATGGCTTCTTATATAGCACGTTGCATGTCTTCGAATGGACTGAGCTTCGGTACTGTCTCCACGCAGCATGAGCCACAGCAAGCCAATTAAGAGCTTTATGCGGATGATATGCTGAGCGATTTTTTGCATCTCCGGAGTTATTTTTTGTGGATGTAATAATGGACTTTCATTCCGATAAAAAATTTTGTTTCCCAGCCGGCCGTGATGTTGACATTGTAATTTCCGAAAAATTCAATGCTGGCCGGATATTTAGCATCCAAAAGCAACAGACCTAGAGAAAAGTTTGCTTCGTCGCTGCTGTATTTTGAAATGCCTTTCAGAAAATTCAAGTCTGCAACAATGTACAAAGGATAATAACTTCGG
This genomic window from Bacteroidetes bacterium GWF2_43_63 contains:
- a CDS encoding glycosyl transferase, which produces MKISLSVVIITFNEERNIGRCIDSVRDIADDIVVVDSFSKDRTKEICLEKGVRFIEHAFEGHIQQKNWAITQAAYPHVLSLDADEAPDEILRENIRKVKENFDADGYTMNRLTNYCGHWVRHCGWYPDQKLRLVDRRNGQWNGLNPHDRYEMASGSVIKHLPGDLLHYSYYNREDHLKQIQKFTDILAKSMFEAGRRTSWPGIIFATIFKFIRDYFLKLGMLDGKAGFTISWLSAGASFKKYHKLLLLQKNKTT
- a CDS encoding phosphoribosylglycinamide formyltransferase, giving the protein MKNISVWASGSGSNAENLINYFSAHPHIRIGHIICNNAEAGVTERAKRLGVECFVFPRKDFREGDAVLNKLLEQKTDYVVLSGFLQMVPSNIINRFSEAIINIHPALLPDFGGKGMYGQRVHEAVIAAGKMESGITIHVVDEIYDHGKTIMQKHCPVLPADTPEALAARVHELEYKWFPVAVEDYILNR